CGCGCGCCGAGTATCGCGTGCGGATGCACCTCGACGAGCTGCAGTCGCTCATCGGCTATGGCGATCGCGTCGATCGGTTTGCGGTCGCGACGCGGCCGGGCCCGGCGGTCGATAGCGCGATTCATCAAATCGATCGCGCCGCGTTCGGCTTCCAGGCGTATCGCTCGCGCGACATCGCGGTCGAGACGTCGCGCACGTTTCTGGTCGTGAGCCGATTTCATCGCGCGATCGGCGTCATTACCATCGTCGCGAGCGCGGTTTTTCTACTGTGCATCATGCTGCTCAAGGTCGACGAGCGGCGGCGCGACGTCGCCGCGCTGCGACTGCTCGGCATCTCGGCGCCGTCGATCGTGCGTTCGGTGATGATCGAATCGGCGCTCGTCGCGGTGGCCGGGAGCGGTGTCGGCGTCGCGCTGGGTTGGCTGTCGGCGGCGATCGTGAACTGGCATTATCGCGGCGTGTATCGTACGCCGTTGGCCTTCGCCGCGGTGACGCCGAGTGTGGTGATACTCGCGGTGTCGCTGTCGGTGGTGCTCGGACTTGGCGCCGGGTTTCTCGCGGCGCAGCGGCTGGTGCATGTGCCGCCGCTCGATTTGCTGACGGGCCGGCGCGCGGCGTGAAGATTTCCTGATGCTGCTGCGCCTGGCCTGGGCGACGCTCACGCGTCATCGCTCGCGCACGCTGCTCGCCGTGCTTGGTGTCGCGGTGTCCGCGGCGATGCTGCTCGACATGGTGATGCTGTCGAGCGGCATGCGCGCATCGTTTAAAGATCTCTTATTGTCGCGTGGCTTTCAGCTTCGTATCGCGCCGAAAGGAACGTTGCCGTTCGATACCGATGCGACGATTCCGGACGCGAGCGACGTCGTGCATGCGTTGCAGGCGATTCCGGGCGTGACGACCGTCAGTCCCGTGCTCGGAGGCCAGGTGCACGCGATCGTCGGCGATCGCACCGTGACCGCCAGCGCGCTCGGGCTCAATGCGGCGGTCCAGGGCGACTACGAGATCCTCGCCGGGCGGATTCCGGACGGGCCGAACGAGATCGTCGCGAACGACGACTTTCTTCGCGCGGCGCACGCGGCGGTTGGTGATACCATCCCCGCCGCCGCCGGGTACGATCCGCAGCTGCGCTCGTACTCGGGCCGGAGGACGTTGCGCATCGTGGCGCGCGCGCGATTCCTCTATCTCGCGGCCGGCCAGCGCGCGGTGGCGTTGCCACTGGCGACGCTGCAGGCCATGCAGGGCACGATTGGTCACGATCGCGTGTCGCTCGTGATGATTCGCGCCGCATCGAACGCGAACGTCGACAGTATCACGCGCCGCATCGAGGCCGCTTTGCCGCGCGTCAGCGTCATTTCCACCGAGAGCGCGCTTCAGCAGGTCGATCAGCGTCTGAGCTACTTTCGCCAGCTCGCGCTCATCCTCGGCGTGGTGAGCCTCGTCGTCGGATTCCTGCTCGTGAGCACGCTCGTGACCGTGTCGGTGAATGAACGGCTCGGAGAGATCGTCGTGATGCGCGCGATCGGTGTCGCGCGGGGGCGCATCGTGCTGCAAATCGTGGTCGAGGGTGTCGCGATCATGACGATTGGCGCGGCGGCGGGATTAGGGCTGGGGCTCGTCACCGCGCGCTACCTCAATTCGATCCTCGCGTCATTTCCGGGACTTCCCGCGGCGATCGACTTCTTTCTCTTCGAACCGCACGACGCGTGGGCGGCGCTCGGCATGCTGGTGGGCGCGGGGATTCTCGCCGGCATCTATCCCTCGTGGCGAGGTGCGTCGCTGCCGATCGCGGTCACACTGCGCGAGGAGGCGATCGGATGAGCGATCCGCTGCTGAGCGCCCGCGAGTTGAAGCGCGACTATCGCATGGGTGAAGAGCTCGTGCACGCGGTGCGCGGCGTGTCGCTCGAGGTGCGGGCGGGCGAGTATGTGGCGTTCGTCGGCCCTTCCGGTTGCGGCAAGTCGACCATGCTCAATCTGCTCGGCGGCATCGACAAGCCGACGTCCGGTTCGGTGTCGATCGACGGCGTGCGCGTCGACGCCATGTCGGATGCGGCGGCGACGCGCTTTCGCCTGATGCACGTCGGCTTGGTCTTTCAGCGTTTCTATCTCATGCCGGCGTTGACCGCGATGGAAAACATCGAGTTGCCGATGGCCGAGGCAAAGGTGTCGCGCGCGGAGCGGCAGAGGCGTGCACGCGAGTTGCTCGCCTACGTGGGATTGCGCGAGCGGCGCGATCATCGCCCCGCGCAGCTCTCGGGTGGCGAACAGCAGCGTGTGGCGATTGCGCGCGCGCTGGCGAATCAGCCGCGGCTGCTGCTCGCCGATGAGCCGACCGGCGAGCTCGATGCGCGTACGGGCGCGGAGATGATCGAGTTGCTCGGCCGGGTGAATGCGGATGGGACGACGATCGTCGTCGTGACGCACGATGAAGATCTCGCGAATGCGGCGAAACGCGTGGTGCACATGCGCGACGGGGTGATCGTCGACGATCGCCAGCGGGCGTCGCCGTGATCCACTTGCTGGCGCTGCGCAATCTCGCGCTCCGGCCCTGGCGATCCGCGT
The window above is part of the Gemmatimonadaceae bacterium genome. Proteins encoded here:
- a CDS encoding ABC transporter ATP-binding protein; the protein is MSDPLLSARELKRDYRMGEELVHAVRGVSLEVRAGEYVAFVGPSGCGKSTMLNLLGGIDKPTSGSVSIDGVRVDAMSDAAATRFRLMHVGLVFQRFYLMPALTAMENIELPMAEAKVSRAERQRRARELLAYVGLRERRDHRPAQLSGGEQQRVAIARALANQPRLLLADEPTGELDARTGAEMIELLGRVNADGTTIVVVTHDEDLANAAKRVVHMRDGVIVDDRQRASP
- a CDS encoding FtsX-like permease family protein, producing the protein MPVALLLAAVVFQTIDSVPPRHAPRTIAIDERLAADGRVSIGDRLIVSDIPGGAGDTVVVSAIVRRRADPSEVARAEYRVRMHLDELQSLIGYGDRVDRFAVATRPGPAVDSAIHQIDRAAFGFQAYRSRDIAVETSRTFLVVSRFHRAIGVITIVASAVFLLCIMLLKVDERRRDVAALRLLGISAPSIVRSVMIESALVAVAGSGVGVALGWLSAAIVNWHYRGVYRTPLAFAAVTPSVVILAVSLSVVLGLGAGFLAAQRLVHVPPLDLLTGRRAA
- a CDS encoding FtsX-like permease family protein; the protein is MLLRLAWATLTRHRSRTLLAVLGVAVSAAMLLDMVMLSSGMRASFKDLLLSRGFQLRIAPKGTLPFDTDATIPDASDVVHALQAIPGVTTVSPVLGGQVHAIVGDRTVTASALGLNAAVQGDYEILAGRIPDGPNEIVANDDFLRAAHAAVGDTIPAAAGYDPQLRSYSGRRTLRIVARARFLYLAAGQRAVALPLATLQAMQGTIGHDRVSLVMIRAASNANVDSITRRIEAALPRVSVISTESALQQVDQRLSYFRQLALILGVVSLVVGFLLVSTLVTVSVNERLGEIVVMRAIGVARGRIVLQIVVEGVAIMTIGAAAGLGLGLVTARYLNSILASFPGLPAAIDFFLFEPHDAWAALGMLVGAGILAGIYPSWRGASLPIAVTLREEAIG